In Mus musculus strain C57BL/6J chromosome 1, GRCm38.p6 C57BL/6J, a single genomic region encodes these proteins:
- the Olfr248 gene encoding olfactory receptor 415, protein MINQTILQEFILIGFSAYPLVQTCLFVVFLCLYMVALASNLTIMGLTWADRYLHTPMYYFLSALSFSETCYTLTIIPKMLVDLLDKDNRISDIGCGLQMCFFLGLGGTNCILLTVMGYDRFLAICNALKYPLLMTNVACGQHVATAWVGGFLISLIETTLIFRVSFCIPNLIRHFFCHMRAVLRLSCTDSNFTEFIVTLMSVSGLLGTFLLILLTYVFILSSVLKTPSAEGKQKAFTPCASHLTVAIIHFVFAPVVYLKPENSGGDDTLIAVPYTVITPFLSPIIFTLRNKDIKNAFRKIMRKTVVLKK, encoded by the coding sequence ATGATCAACCAAACAATCTTACAGGAATTCATTCTCATAGGCTTCTCAGCTTACCCACTTGTACAGACCTGTCTCTTTGTGGTCTTTCTTTGCCTGTATATGGTCGCTCTTGCAAGCAACCTGACCATCATGGGTTTGACTTGGGCAGACAGATATCTCCACACTCCTATGTACTACTTTCTCAGTGCACTCTCCTTCTCTGAGACCTGCTACACCCTGACTATCATCCCCAAGATGCTGGTGGATCTACTGGACAAAGACAACCGCATTTCAGACATAGGCTGTGGCTTGCAGATGTGTTTCTTCCTGGGCCTTGGAGGAACAAACTGTATCCTTCTCACAGTGATGGGGTATGACCGATTTCTGGCCATCTGCAATGCCCTCAAATATCCTCTTCTAATGACCAATGTTGCATGTGGACAACATGTGGCCACTGCTTGGGTTGGAGGCTTCCTTATTTCTCTCATTGAGACAACACTGATATTCAGGGTGTCTTTCTGCATACCTAACCTCATCAGACACTTCTTCTGCCATATGAGGGCAGTTCTGAGGCTGTCCTGCACAGACAGTAACTTCACAGAATTCATTGTAACACTGATGTCAGTGTCTGGTTTGCTGGGTACATTCTTGCTCATCCTCCTGACTTATGTGTTCATCCTTTCTTCTGTTCTCAAGACCCCTTCAGCCGAGGGTAAACAAAAGGCATTTACCCCCTGTGCCTCACATCTCACTGTGGCAATCATCCACTTTGTTTTTGCACCTGTTGTTTATCTGAAGCCAGAAAACTCCGGGGGAGATGACACACTCATAGCAGTTCCGTATACCGTCATTACCCCATTCCTCAGTCCAATCATATTCACACTCAGGAATAAGGACATAAAGAATGCTTTTAGAAAGATCATGAGAAAGACAGTAGTCTTGAAAAAATAA